A stretch of DNA from Candidatus Eremiobacteraceae bacterium:
GGCCATGGTGACAGTGGGTTCGCGCGCGGCGCTTGGCCGCCCTCCGGCCCGCAACGGGGCTCCCAGGGCGGGAGCGGAACAAGCTAGCGGCTCCGCCGCCGTCAGCCGGCGCTCGAGAGAGCGGAGCGAAGCCGGGCTGCTAGTCGCGCGGGACCGAGCAGCGGCAATAAGATCGGAAGCTCGACGCCGTGCTCCTCGCCGGTCGCGGCGATTCGCATCGGCCTGAACAGCGCTCGGCCCTTCACCTTGTGTTTGGCGCCGAGCTGTGCGAGTGCTTCCTTCGAGGTCGCAGCGACGAGCGCCGCACGATCGTCGCAAGCCGCCGCGATCATCGCGAGCTCTTCGACGAGCGCGCGCGAGGTTTCATCGGAGAGCGCGTCTTGCGACCCGGGTTCAATCCCCACCTCATCGGCCAGCACTTGACGCGCCAATGCCGGCACCTGGTCCAGCGTTTCGACGTGATCGCTCATCGCGTCGGCGAATAGGCCGCGCCATAGCGGATCCACGATATCGGCTGACGATGCCACCACAGGATCGCGCTGCGCCCACGTCGCGAAAAGCTCCGCCCGGTCGTCGCGCGGCAGCGCGCGCAAGTAATGCGCGTTGAACCAGCGCAGCTTGCCATGGTCGAAGACCGCCGGGCTCTTGGTGACGCGCTCGAGCGAGAAGCGTTGCACGAGCTCGTCGAGCGTGAAGAACTCGCGGTCGTCACCGGGCGACCAGCCGAGCAGGGCGAGATAGTTGATGAGCGCGACTGGCAGATAGCCCTGATCGCGATATTCGGCCACAGACGTCGCGCCATGGCGCTTCGACAGCTTCTGGTGATCCGGCGCGAGGATCATCGAAACGTGGGCGAACAGCGGCAGCGGCAATTCGAGCGCCTCGTAGAGCACCTCTTGGCGCGGCGTGTTCGGCAGATGCTCGTCCGCGCGGATCACGTGGGTGATCGCCATCTCGGCGTCGTCGACGACGGCGGCGAAATTATACGCGGGATTGCCGTCCGATTTCATGATGACGAAATCGCCGATCGAGCCGGCCGGGAAGTGCACCGAGCCGCGCACGAGATCCTCGACGTAGATGTCGCGCTGTGGCATGGTGAAGCGCACCGCCGGCTTGCGGCCCTGCGCTTCAAAGGCGGCGCGCTCCTCGCGGGTGAGCTCGCGGCACTTGCCCGAGTACTTGGGCGCCTGACCGTGGCGCTCGGCTTCTTTGCGCTCGGCCTCGAGCTCTTGCGGCGTGCAGTAGCACAGATAGGCCTGGCCGATCTCGAGCAGCCGGGCGGCCGCGAGCCCATAGCGGTCGGTGCGGTCGGTCTGACGATATGGGCCATAGGGACCGCCGACATCCGTGCCCTCGTCCCAGGTCAGGCCGAGCCAGCGCAGATCGTCCTGGATGGCGCGCTCGGACTCGAGGGTCGAGCGCCCGACGTCGGTGTCCTCGGAGCGCAGCACGAGCACGCCCTTGTTCGCGCGTGCGTACAGATAATTGAAGAGCGCGGTGCGGGCGCCGCCGACATGCAGCGAACCGGTCGGCGCCGGCGCGAAGCGGACACGTACTGAGCCTGAGCTTCTATCTTCGGCGATAGCTTCTGCGCGGTCGAATAAATTCGACCGCTCCATTCGTGAGCCGGGGGTCAAGGAATCGCCTCGACGGTCGCCACCGCATACGC
This window harbors:
- the gltX gene encoding glutamate--tRNA ligase, whose protein sequence is MERSNLFDRAEAIAEDRSSGSVRVRFAPAPTGSLHVGGARTALFNYLYARANKGVLVLRSEDTDVGRSTLESERAIQDDLRWLGLTWDEGTDVGGPYGPYRQTDRTDRYGLAAARLLEIGQAYLCYCTPQELEAERKEAERHGQAPKYSGKCRELTREERAAFEAQGRKPAVRFTMPQRDIYVEDLVRGSVHFPAGSIGDFVIMKSDGNPAYNFAAVVDDAEMAITHVIRADEHLPNTPRQEVLYEALELPLPLFAHVSMILAPDHQKLSKRHGATSVAEYRDQGYLPVALINYLALLGWSPGDDREFFTLDELVQRFSLERVTKSPAVFDHGKLRWFNAHYLRALPRDDRAELFATWAQRDPVVASSADIVDPLWRGLFADAMSDHVETLDQVPALARQVLADEVGIEPGSQDALSDETSRALVEELAMIAAACDDRAALVAATSKEALAQLGAKHKVKGRALFRPMRIAATGEEHGVELPILLPLLGPARLAARLRSALSSAG